The DNA window GGCGTGATCCTAATCGTTTGCGGGGTCAATGGATTCCCTTCTTTATCCGAAACCGTCAAAGTCTCCTTCAGAGAAATCGTATTCACCTCAAAAGGAGAACGTCCATGGACATTGTAGGCGCTTTCATCGGTTAAGACTTTCCCGTTCTCATCCACCAGACCAACTGTCAGTTCATATGGAACCGTCACAGTGCTGCCGTCCTCGGCAAATTCCACTTCACTCTCCTGGAATCTTTTTTCAATCCCCCACTGGTCGTCGGAAGCCGCGGTTAAAGAATCCAGCTTGCTTACTGTATTGACATCATCCGTATAAGTCCCTACTGACTGATCGTCCTGGGAACGGTCTAACACATCAAAACTGGTATGTAAAGAAGCGCAGCTTTCATCAAATTTGTAAGCTTTCCCGATTGCGACCGCTCCATTATCCTCCACCAACAGATTCAGAAGAAATGACTGGCTGGTATCTGTGGCAGCGCTGATCTTATCATTTTCTAATGTAAGGATCCAATTTCCAGAACCTTCTGGCGTCTCCGCCACGCTTTTGATCCCTGCCAGGTCGCCCTCATCCGTATCTATGATTTTAATTCCTTGGGGCAGCTTGATCTGGATCGTCGTACTATTATAGGTATCAAAAATCCGTTCATGGATCTCGCTGTAATTAAAAGTAGGCGCCGTAAACAGATGATAATTAACCCTTAAGGTCAGAACATCCCCCGCCTTGACCGTATTTCCAAGACTGTCATACCGGTTAACGAAAATCTCTCCCACTGCTGTGGGATTTTGGGCATTTGGTCCATAGTAGTCATCTGCCATATCTTTTACGGAATCGTATGCTCTGTTATCTGCATTTGGGGCAGATTGCTTTTGCGCCTTCTCCTTCTGTCCCTCATCAGACTTTGACGCATCTGCTTTTGATCCGTCTGTCTTATCTGTCTCTTCCTTCTTGGGCTCGCTTACGCTCACCGCGTACAGGCTGAAGTGATCCGTCAGGAAAGTATAATATCCTTCTGTATCCTCAGCCTCCCTTTCCATATAAGTGACTAATCCGTTATCATCAATATACCAGGCATGAAGCTGGCCGCTCCAGTCCTCCGGCACAGGGAGTTTCACTTCAATTTTCCCATCCGGCTGGCTTCCTCCCAGGTCAATATCATAAAAAGCGATCCGGTCCTGCATGAGGCCTTCTTGGGCAAGCTTGTCCGTGATGGTTTTCTCTGCCGCCTCCGGGTAATCCTTTTCCTCTGCCTTCTTCTCTTCTGCCTCAAGCTTCACATTCTCCGGAAGCTGACTCGACAAATAGACCAGTTTCACGCCGCTTTCCTGATCGGTAAGCGTCTTCTCCTGATCTGTTTCACTGGCAGAATCGTTTTGTTTCCGCCCCTCGTTGGAGTCTGTATCGGTCTTCGGCGTCTGGCTGCCATTTTCCGGTGTTCCCCCATTGTCTTTTGTCTCGCCGGCCGACGAAGTTCCCTTATTTTTATCCTGGCCAGAATCTGTATCTGCTCCAGAACTATCCGTTCCGGCAGACTCCGTATCTGATGCCTCCGCTTCCTGACCGGATGGCTGAGTCTCTTTGCCAGAATCATTCTCTCCAGCCGCTCCTTCCTCAAACAAACTTTGTACAGTGTCTGCCGCAGATGCCATGCTTTGACTTGTTATCAGCATAGCTGCCGCCAGAAGGATCGCAAGAAATCTTGTCCATGGTTTCCCTCTCTTCATACGTTGCCCTCCTCTTTCTATGATAATTTTCAACAGGTCTGTTTCTGACCAATTCTTGCATCCGGTTTCACTCTCCAACCGGATACTCCTAAACTCTCCGCCTTCAAAAAAAGACAGATCCTCTCTTCCGTGATATAAAAAGACTACCCCCCCCCACAAAAATTCAGCACATTTGGGAGATTGATAGCCTCTTTAGTCAAAATCTTATGCAAATTGTATATGTCTTATTAATTATACCATTTAGAATATTCCATGTCAAACATGTCATGTCTATTTAGGTACACCCCCTTCGCCATTTTGGTACAGGGCAAAAGTTAATTGGGGACGTAGTAAAATGCAAAAATACTACGTCCCCAATTAACTAATCCGCTGTATGCACAACCACCTGCCGGTAAGGTATCTCAATCCCGTTTTCATCGAAGGTGAGCTTGATCTTCTCCAGCAGCCGCCACCGGGCGGGCCAGAATTCTTCGTTTTTCACCCAGGCTCTAGCTCCAAGGACCACGGCGCTCTCTCCCAAGCTGTCCACAAATACGCTGACATCTTCTTCTTTCAAAATGCTCGCGTCTTCCATCAGAAGCTGTTCGACCAGCATCTTGGCCTTCTTCAGATCGGCCTCATAGGAAATGTCTACTTTCAAATCCAGCCGGCGTTCTTCTTTTGCCGTAGCATTGGTCAGACTGTTGTTGGTCAGGATTCCGTTGGGAATCACGATCGTCTTGTTGTCAATAGTGCTCAGCTTCGTATAGAAGATCTGGATTTCCTTGACAGTTCCTTCGTTCTTGTTCGTATCCTCGATGATATAATCCCCTACCTCAAACGGCTTTAAGATCAGGATCAGCACGCCGCCCGCGAAGTTAGAAAGGCTTCCCTGCAGGGCAAGACCGATGGCTACCCCGCAGGATGCCACAGCAGCCGCCACAGTGGCCGTATCCAGTCCAAAGTTTGTCGCGATGGAAAAAAGCAGCAGGATATAAAGCACGAATTTCAACAGGGAATCTACAAACTGCCGCACTCCCTGGTCTGCCTTAGAACGCTCCAGGGATTTCCGCACTACTTTGCGCAGCCACTGGATCAAAAATCTTCCTATAAAAAAGACTACCAGGGCAAAAACCACTTTGAGCCCAAACTGAATCAAGGAAGGAAGCTGGTCCTGGATAAAGCCTGGAATCTGACCCACACTTTCCGCGGCTTCCTTTACCGTCTCCGTCCCTTCTGCCAGTTCCAAATTATTTTCTTCCGCACTTGCTAATAATGTCAGCATTTTTACTCCTTTAACGCAAGAAACGCGCTTAAATTTCCTCTTTTCTCCCCTTGTGCCCGGTGAGAAAACAAGATCTTCGGGTTGCAATGGGTACACAGATTAGTCACCGCGATCTGTTCTTTTGGAATTCCGGCTTCCATTAGCACCGCCTCGTTGGCCGCCCACAGATTCAATTGATACTTTCCATTCCCTTTCCGGTAGAACAGCCGGTCCCAAATCTTTTTGGCAAATGCTTTCTGGAATTCTGATATCACGTCTTCACTGACTTCATAGCAGTCCTGGCAGATCGAAGGTCCGATCGCGGCTGCTATATCTTTGGGATCGCTTCCGTATGCCTCCCGCATCTGTTCTACCGTCGCCCTGCCTATCTTTCCCACGGTCCCCCGCCATCCCGAATGACTGAGACCAATGGCTTTTTTCACCGGATCCACAAAATACAGCGGTACGCAGTCCGCGTAGAAGGTGACCAGACAGATACCCGGTACGTTGGTGACCATTCCATCTGTTTCCATGAACCGAGTTCCCCTGTCCTCTGCTTTCACCACCTCCACATTTGTGGTGTGGGTCTGATGGGTATAGGTCATGTCCTCTGGCTTCACTCCCAGGGCTTTGGCCATCCGCCGCTTATTCTCCTCCACCGCTTCCGGGTCATCTCCCCTGGTACTGCTCAGGTTCATGGACGCCCAAGGTCCCTGGCTTACGCCGCCAAGCCTGGTGGAAAACCCATGCCGTACGATTCCAGTCTGTTCCAGCAGGGGATAGGCCAGATAGGGAACTCCAAAGGCTTCTCTTTCTTCTAGAATTATTTCCTGATTTTTATAAACCAATCCTAATTGCATAGATTGTTTCCTCTTTTACTCTTGATAATCAAATGCGTTCTGGTAAAGCAGCGGCTCTCCCTCTTCCCCGCATATGCACACCACGTCAAACCGGCACGGCACATCCGTCAGATTCCTGCTTGTGAGATAATGGAGGGCGCACCGGGAGATTCTCTTTTGCTTCTTTTGATCCACCGCCTCAGAAGGATGACCGCTTCCTGTCCGGAAACGAAACTTAACTTCCACAAATACCAAAGTTTCTCCATCTTTTGCGATCAGATCGATCTCTCCCTGCCTGCTGCGGTAATTTATCTCCAGAATTTCATAACCCCGGCGCTTTAGACAGGCAGCCGCTTTCTGCTCATAGAACCTGCCTGTTTCTCGTTTGTTTTGTCTCATACACAGTCTCTTCTCCACTTTACCGGCGCACAAAGTTCTCGATAAAGCTCTGCCGGTGGATCGGAGTCGGCCCCAGGTTTTTCAGCGCCTGAATATGCTCCTTTGTACCATATCCTTTATGCTTTGCGAATCCATATCCTGGAAGAACCTGATCATACTCTTCCATCAGCCTGTCTCTGGTCACTTTTGCCACAATACTGGCCGCCGCAATGGAGATACTTTTCGCATCTCCCTTTATGATCGGTACCTGAGGGATCTCCACGCCCGGTATCGTAACCGCGTCGTTAAGCAGGATGTCCGGGTTCACAGCCAGCTTCCCCACCGCCTCCCGCATAGCCTCATAAGTAGCCTGAAGGATATTGATCTCATCGATCCTTGCCGGGGAGGCCATTCCAATCCCCACGGCCACCGCCTTTTCCATAATCTCATCATAAAGACTGTCCCTTTTCTTAGGTGACAGCTTCTTGGAATCATTGAGATACAGGATCGTCTCATCTTTAGGCAGAATCACAGCTCCCGCAACCACCGGGCCGGCCAAGGGGCCTCTTCCCGCTTCGTCAATCCCGCAGATATAGGAAGCCTCTTCATATTCCTTTTCATAAACGCTCATGGCGGCCAGACGCTCCAATTCTTTTTCGAGTTTCTCCTGCTGCCGCCGTTTCCGCTCTTCTTCCCGTTTATTCATGCTTGATGACTCCCATCTTGTCAAACGGATAGATTCGTACCCAGGCTTTTCCAACCAGTTCGTTCCTCTTCAGCACGCCAACGCTTGGATCCCGGCTGTCTGAGCTGTGGTTCCGGTTATCGCCCAGCACAAAATATTCATTTTCTCCCAAGGTGATCGGTTCCGCCGCCTCTCCAGCCGTTTCCATTGGCTCCAGCCCGTAAATGTCGCTGGTCAGCTGTTCTCCATTGATATAAACATAACCTCCGGATACTTGGACCGTCTCTCCCGGCAGCCCGATGATCCTTTTAATATAGTAAGTATTTTCCTCATAACGGTAGGGAAATACAACGATATCATAGCGGCGGGGATCCTGGAATCGATAAGAAATCTTATCCACGATCAGATTATCCCCATCACTCAGCGTTGTCTCCATAGAAGAACCGCTTACGCGCGTCCTCTGCCCCACATAAGTAATGATCAGGAAGCTGAGTCCCGCAATGATCAGTATGTATACGATCCAGCCAAAAAGCTCTTTCAAAACACTCCCCGACTGGCCTTTCCGTCTGCGTCTTGCCATAATCTTTTTCCGTCCCTTTCCTGAATCTTTTTCGATTCTACCACATTTCGTCTGGATATTCCAGTGTGATCCTTCCCAGTCTTCCGTCTCGGAAATCATCCAGCAGGAGCCTGGCCGCTTTTTCCGTATCCAGTTGGCCTCCCTTTCCGACACACTGTCGGTTCCTGGCGGTCTCCATCAGCAGTTCCATTCCCTTAAGCCCTTCTGTCAGCTGGTATTTTTCTTCCAGCGCTCCCGGATAGTGTTCCTGAAGGAATCCAGCCAATTCCAGCGCCAATTCCTCCTGGTTCAAGAGTTCGTCTTTGATGGAACCGATAAAAGCCAGCTGCCGTCCCACTTTCTGATCCTCGAATTTAGGCCAGAGTATGCCCGGCGTATCCAAAAGCTCCACCTGCTTATTTAGGCGGATCCACTGTTTTCCCTTTGTTACTCCCGGTTTGTTGCCGGTCTTGGCGCAGGCTTTTCCCGCCAGTGTATTGATAAATGTAGACTTCCCAACATTAGGGATCCCTACCACCATTGCCCGGACCGGACGGTTTAAAATCCCCCGTTTCCGGTCCCGTTCCATTTTTTCCCGGCAGGCAGATTGGATCACATTTTGGATGGATTTGATGCCTCCGCCTTTCTTGGAATTGACTTTGACCGCCTCAAATCCTTTTCTTTTAAAAAATTCGATCCAAGCATCGTTCCAGCGCTCTTCCGCAAGATCCGCCTTGTTTAAAAGCACCATCCTTGCTTTGTTTTTCGCCAGTTCATCAATGTCCGGATTCCTGCTGCTTTCCGGTACTCTGGCATCTAGAAGCTCAATGATCAGATCCACCAGCTTCAGGTTTTCCTGCATCATGCGCTTCGCTTTTGTCATATGTCCCGGATACCATTGAAAATGCATACTTTTGCTCCTTTATTTAAATCGGCCCGAAATTCTTCCATGGAGAAATGACAAACCAGGCTTTTCCATAAATATGGCTCCGTTTTACATTTCCCACGTCCGCGTTCCGGCTGTCCTCGCTGTTTTCCCTGTCATCGCCCAGCACGAAATATTCGTCTGAGCCAAGCGTCATCGGTTCTGATAAGATTCCCACATCATCAATATCTGAAGTCTTATAGTCTTCTTCGATCTTCTCTCCGTTGATATAGATCCGGTTCTCAATGATCTCCACCGTTTCTCCCGGAAGTCCGATGATCCGTTTGATATAATAATGGCTGTTCTCATTCCCCTTAGGCCGGAATACAATAATATCCCCCCGCTTAGGTGTGGTGGCGTTGTACACGATCCGATTGACAAGCACCACATCGCCATTTTCCAGTATCGGCTTCATAGAATCTCCCACAGTACTGACCCGCTGTCCAAAATACCACACCGCCACAAAGGCAAAAAGGCAGACGACGCCGATTTTGAAAGCCCACGCCCCAATCTGCGGAAGATATTCCAGATTCAAATGGAATCTCCTGGGTCTTCTCCTTCTTCTCCTTCTGCTAAAGCCAAGTTGGTTCCTTCTTTTCATAATGTCCTCTTATAAAGAAAAGGACAATCTACGCTCTGTAATTGTCCTTTTCCCAATTCCTCTTATTTTACTAATTCCTTTACCTTCGCTCTCTTTCCAACGCGGTTTCTTAAGTAGTTCAGTTTTGCTCTTCTTACCTTACCTCTTCTGACTACTTCTACCTTTTCTACATTTGGTGAGTGAAGCGGCCATGTCTTCTCTACGCCGATCCCGTTAGAATTCTTTCTTACGGTAAAGGTAGTTCTTGCTCCGCCGCCCTGTTTTTTAAGAACGGTTCCTTCGAAAACCTGGATTCTCTCACGGTTTCCCTCTTTGATCTTTCCATACACTTTTACTGTGTCGCCGACACAAAACTCCGGCGCGTTTTCCTTCAGCTGTTCAGCTTCCAGATTCTTGATAATTTCATTCATAATGTGTGACCTCCTTAATTCATCAGACGTTCTTAATACCATACGTACCAGAGGACCATCCATATTTCTTCACAACATGCTATATTTTAGCATACCCCTCACAAAAAAGCAAGGATTTCTTTCACCAGTTCCTGTTCTTCCTCTGTCAATTCTGCTTCTTCGAGAAGATCCGGCCGGTTCCTGGCCGTGCGCAGGACAGACTGTCTTCTCCTCCATTTCTCAATATTCGCGTGATGGCCGGACAGCAGCACTTCCGGCACCTGTTTCCCGTGCCATATCTCCGGGCGGGAATACTGAGGATATTCCAGCAGATGATCCTGAAAACTCTCAAATTCCGCGGAAACATCGTTATGCAGAACACCTGGCACAAGTCTGGATATGGCATCTACCATGATCATAGCAGGAAGTTCCCCTCCCGTCAGGATATAGTCTCCGATGGAAACATAGTCCGTCACAATTTCTTCTAATACTCTCTCGTCAATGCCTTCATAATGGCCGCACAAAAATACCAGTTCTTCCTCCTGGGCGAATTCTTCCGCCATTTTCTGATGGAAGGTCTGGCCTTGCGGCGACAGATATACGACTCTTGGCCGCTTTCCGATTTTTTCTTCCAGGGCATGATAGCACTGGTATACCGGTTCCGCCTGCATCAGCATCCCCGCGCCGCCGCCATAGGGATAGTCGTCCACACTGTTGTGCTTATTAAAGGCATAATCACGGATGTTTACCGCTTCTACACTGAGCAGGCCTTTCTGGATCGCCCGCCCTGTGATGCTGGTATTTAATCCGTTCATGACCATGTCCGGAAATAATGTCATAATATGAAAACGCATATTCTCCCGCTCCTTTATCCGATCAGTCCGTCCATAACACGGATCTTCATCCGGCCTTTCGGAATATCTACTTCCAGGATACATTCTTTGATAGCCGGAACCAGCACTTCTCCATGTTCCAGACTGTCGATCACATAGACGTCATTGGCCCCCGTCTGGATCACATCCTTCAGGGTGCCGAACCGGCGGCCGTCTTCTTCCGCCACTTCCATGCCAAGCATATCGGCGATAAAATATTCATCCTCTTCCAGCGGGACCGCATCTTTTCGTTCTATCAGAAGGGGACACCTGCGGTAGC is part of the Lachnospiraceae bacterium KGMB03038 genome and encodes:
- the lepB gene encoding signal peptidase I is translated as MARRRRKGQSGSVLKELFGWIVYILIIAGLSFLIITYVGQRTRVSGSSMETTLSDGDNLIVDKISYRFQDPRRYDIVVFPYRYEENTYYIKRIIGLPGETVQVSGGYVYINGEQLTSDIYGLEPMETAGEAAEPITLGENEYFVLGDNRNHSSDSRDPSVGVLKRNELVGKAWVRIYPFDKMGVIKHE
- the ylqF gene encoding ribosome biogenesis GTPase YlqF: MHFQWYPGHMTKAKRMMQENLKLVDLIIELLDARVPESSRNPDIDELAKNKARMVLLNKADLAEERWNDAWIEFFKRKGFEAVKVNSKKGGGIKSIQNVIQSACREKMERDRKRGILNRPVRAMVVGIPNVGKSTFINTLAGKACAKTGNKPGVTKGKQWIRLNKQVELLDTPGILWPKFEDQKVGRQLAFIGSIKDELLNQEELALELAGFLQEHYPGALEEKYQLTEGLKGMELLMETARNRQCVGKGGQLDTEKAARLLLDDFRDGRLGRITLEYPDEMW
- a CDS encoding ribonuclease HII — its product is MNKREEERKRRQQEKLEKELERLAAMSVYEKEYEEASYICGIDEAGRGPLAGPVVAGAVILPKDETILYLNDSKKLSPKKRDSLYDEIMEKAVAVGIGMASPARIDEINILQATYEAMREAVGKLAVNPDILLNDAVTIPGVEIPQVPIIKGDAKSISIAAASIVAKVTRDRLMEEYDQVLPGYGFAKHKGYGTKEHIQALKNLGPTPIHRQSFIENFVRR
- the rimM gene encoding 16S rRNA processing protein RimM, translating into MEEIFQVGVITSTHGIRGEVKVFPTTDDPARFQDLTEVLLDTGKEKILLEVQNVRFFKQFVILKFKGLDNINDVERYRRCPLLIERKDAVPLEEDEYFIADMLGMEVAEEDGRRFGTLKDVIQTGANDVYVIDSLEHGEVLVPAIKECILEVDIPKGRMKIRVMDGLIG
- a CDS encoding mechanosensitive ion channel family protein, with the protein product MLTLLASAEENNLELAEGTETVKEAAESVGQIPGFIQDQLPSLIQFGLKVVFALVVFFIGRFLIQWLRKVVRKSLERSKADQGVRQFVDSLLKFVLYILLLFSIATNFGLDTATVAAAVASCGVAIGLALQGSLSNFAGGVLILILKPFEVGDYIIEDTNKNEGTVKEIQIFYTKLSTIDNKTIVIPNGILTNNSLTNATAKEERRLDLKVDISYEADLKKAKMLVEQLLMEDASILKEEDVSVFVDSLGESAVVLGARAWVKNEEFWPARWRLLEKIKLTFDENGIEIPYRQVVVHTAD
- the pgeF gene encoding peptidoglycan editing factor PgeF produces the protein MQLGLVYKNQEIILEEREAFGVPYLAYPLLEQTGIVRHGFSTRLGGVSQGPWASMNLSSTRGDDPEAVEENKRRMAKALGVKPEDMTYTHQTHTTNVEVVKAEDRGTRFMETDGMVTNVPGICLVTFYADCVPLYFVDPVKKAIGLSHSGWRGTVGKIGRATVEQMREAYGSDPKDIAAAIGPSICQDCYEVSEDVISEFQKAFAKKIWDRLFYRKGNGKYQLNLWAANEAVLMEAGIPKEQIAVTNLCTHCNPKILFSHRAQGEKRGNLSAFLALKE
- the trmD gene encoding tRNA (guanosine(37)-N1)-methyltransferase TrmD — encoded protein: MRFHIMTLFPDMVMNGLNTSITGRAIQKGLLSVEAVNIRDYAFNKHNSVDDYPYGGGAGMLMQAEPVYQCYHALEEKIGKRPRVVYLSPQGQTFHQKMAEEFAQEEELVFLCGHYEGIDERVLEEIVTDYVSIGDYILTGGELPAMIMVDAISRLVPGVLHNDVSAEFESFQDHLLEYPQYSRPEIWHGKQVPEVLLSGHHANIEKWRRRQSVLRTARNRPDLLEEAELTEEEQELVKEILAFL
- the lepB gene encoding signal peptidase I produces the protein MKRRNQLGFSRRRRRRRPRRFHLNLEYLPQIGAWAFKIGVVCLFAFVAVWYFGQRVSTVGDSMKPILENGDVVLVNRIVYNATTPKRGDIIVFRPKGNENSHYYIKRIIGLPGETVEIIENRIYINGEKIEEDYKTSDIDDVGILSEPMTLGSDEYFVLGDDRENSEDSRNADVGNVKRSHIYGKAWFVISPWKNFGPI
- a CDS encoding YraN family protein, whose translation is MRQNKRETGRFYEQKAAACLKRRGYEILEINYRSRQGEIDLIAKDGETLVFVEVKFRFRTGSGHPSEAVDQKKQKRISRCALHYLTSRNLTDVPCRFDVVCICGEEGEPLLYQNAFDYQE
- the rplS gene encoding 50S ribosomal protein L19; the encoded protein is MNEIIKNLEAEQLKENAPEFCVGDTVKVYGKIKEGNRERIQVFEGTVLKKQGGGARTTFTVRKNSNGIGVEKTWPLHSPNVEKVEVVRRGKVRRAKLNYLRNRVGKRAKVKELVK